DNA sequence from the Malus domestica chromosome 11, GDT2T_hap1 genome:
AAGCAGGTATCTGATGCGGTATCCAATCGCACCTGGAAGGACACATAAAAAAATGGAACAATTAGAAACAGATGCTAAGAGAATTATTTATGAGATTGAAATGGTCAGAAAACGGAACTTGGGTACCTTCAGACACCTCCATTCTGAATCGGGCCACCTCAAATAATCGTTGTCCTCGATATCTATAATAGTTCCTTCCAACCTGTTTCATACAATAACATGTTCGGTCTAAAGATCGCAGGTGTTTAAGGGGGGCAAAAGTAGATATATAATCAACAATGTCTAGTGGAACTTTTATCCATCCATTCTTGCATTCGCAAGTCATGGCTTGATTACCTCTTCTTCTGATCTGCACATTCTTCACCTTCGGAATACATTCTGAATCTCATTCCAATGGAATAGTCAATTTCGGCTGATTTCATGTATCGATCATAAGGAATTATGAATGCAGCAGGACTTGTCCTGCAGACACATAAACAGATTCATGCTTAAAACATAAGAAAATGTGTGTAATAGTACCCAATGACACTTTTACACATTCAAACTAAAAGTTATTAGCTCATAGGATCAAATAGCTTACCATGGACGGTAGTAAACAGTAAATATGGTACCAGTAGAAATGGCATGGAAAGCGCTGGCGAGTATGCCATGTTGCATGCTGTGGCCAGAAATGAGAGAAGCCGATGCAGTATCTTGTGTTTTGGTCGCACGGTGTATGCCAACACGCAGTTCTCCATTTTCTCCTCTGTGAAGTAAGAATAActtagagagagggagggagggagggagggagggagggagagagacagagagcatACCTGGCAAAGATACATGCATCCCCAGAAACAAGTCTTTTTGCAGTCACAAACGTAGTCCAACCACTAGTAAGCAAGTGCCTCCTTGGCTGACCTACATTACGGGGAATGCATCATAAGTTTAAGATTAGCCTTATCTGATGAATCCAGTTGAGAAAGTTAAGCGAAAAACACGCATGAGTAGCAAACCATAAAGCTGATTACATGAGCAGAAACTCGTTTGCAGTTGGATTATTTTGCATAATGTATTGCACAGAACCAGCCGCCAACCATGGAAATTGCATTCTTTTTCGCCTTGGCGCAATGaggaatttttaaattttctaaaACTACTACAAAAGAAGTACTAATAATGACACTTAAGTTGGTTTCACAGATGAATGTTCAAGAGCGTCTGAATTTAAAGATACCTCGAAATATATGGCGAAAGCTCCATTCATTTCCCTGCAAGTCCTTTGCTACCAAATCTTGTACTGGTGGCTGCTGAGACATGTCCTGCAAAACATTTGAAACATTTAAATGACCTAGCTTCTAAACCATATTATTTGATATAAATATTATGTGGTAGAGATGAGTGGAAAAAGTGATGAACTGATGCAAGACTGCCGATGACACTTGCATAATACAAAGTAATAGAAACAATAGACGCCTAATTCAAATTTATTAAGGCATTTATCCAATTGATTACTTAATGTGTATCATGTATTTTCGATGAAAAGACAAGGATACCAACCAGAGCTGGAAGGCATTCTTCAGCTTGTCGCTTCGGAACAGAGAATCCACCGTGGGAGCTTGTGTCTGACGGGGTAAGTGTCTTGCTAAAGGATATTGTACTGGTTCGCCGAGGCAAGGGTGGAGTATTTACTTCCTCTACACTTAGCTGGTCTTGCTGCAAGGTGCCAAAGCAGTACACTTATGTTGATGTTATATCCAAAATGTCATAGGAAGTTCCAAAGCGGATAAATAATGTAAATTTCCAATGAGACCGTAAAAAATGTCATCTGAGCACTCATCAGCGAACCTCGGTCACAGGAAGTAAGGTGATTTGAGCATACACTTCGTCTGTGTGAACTTCAGCCTACTCCGACAACAACCAAATTCAGATCAATCGCGAGCCGTTGAATTTTCAATTGCACATTTTGTTACACATCAAGAGAGAACTGATTTACCTTGAGTTGAACACATACAACATTGCAGAGGATCTTGGGAGGCAAATTGTATCTTGGCATTTCCATTTTACCGTCTTGGTTTGCATATGCCTCAACCTGTTCTAGATCAACAAGCAAACATGTCATCCATTTGAAACTCCTCACACGAAAAATCGAAAGGATCAACTGAAGTTCATAATCCGTGACGTATTTTAATGTTCATGCCCTCATTCTCAATGGACCATCAAAACAGTAAGAAAGAAAGTTACGTACGCTAGAGATGAGTGACACTATAACATTGTACTTGTACTATAATGACATTCCCGTTGCGTGAATGTTTTTCACTATGAAGCATGGATACGGATACGGATACATCAATACGACACGACATGACATGACAATACGGAAAATCTCTAAAAATTAAGATACGATACGCTATGGATACGGcaaataaaaatgtatataGCAATAAAACtatacattttaaaacataattcatcATTCAAAATTTAAGTACATTTGAGTTGTTAGAGAATAAAAGTTCGAAATCTAATCCTCTTTATACAGTAGAAGAAGAAGTGTGAGAGTCGTGTTCATGATTTTAATTAGAGGGAAGCTCTTTGTATTCATCACATTTCAATTATAGATGTCTCCTATTAATTTTTTCCTCCTCATTACCTTTTTTTGAAAGTGTAAATGTATCCTAAAAGCCGGATACGTGTATCTTAAATGTAGGATACGCGTATCCATCATGTCAAATATGTGTCTTCTattaattttctcctcctcattACATTTTTTTGAAAGTGTAAATGTATCCTAAAAGCCAGATACGTGTATCTTAAATGTAGGATACGCGTATCCATCATGTCAAATATGTGTCCATCAATTAGGATACGTGTCAGATAAGTATTCGAGAGTATCAGGCAAGTATCGTATCCAATCAAATATCGAATACGAGATACGAGACCAAACAGAAGTATCCGTGCATTAGAGGTTTTTCACAATTTACTAGGGAAAAACAGACCAGGGGACAATGGAGCtgccacaaaagaaaaagtagtAAGGGGAATCAGGGGTGAGGAAGAGAACCTGTTCCTTATGACCTTGAAGAAAGTAGAAAACCTTCTCGCCGGGGCGGGGAACGTAAACATTTGCCCCGGCGCACGCATACCAGAGGTGTGTGTACAAATCATCTTTCTCACCTAACATCAAAATTCAAATCACATTCTGGTTTCAACGGAAAAATCATaacaacacaaaaacaaaatattaaaaaaaaattggggaaaAACTCAAACCATGAGAACCCTATTTTTGATATCTCTGAAAAATCAAAACCCCATTGAAGATTTTGCGGTTTTgattcaaattttaataattaaaaaatagagttataaaaaaaccatattttatgctaaaaacgaaaaaaaatcattaaaatttaatattggtcacaaatggaaataaaattaaaattagtaactaacaaaaattattaaaattaatttcaaaaaaaaattaaaaattagaaattaaaaataaaaaactaaaacagTACAAATTAAGCAAGAGGACACCGGTTCAGCTCTACACCTTGGTCGTTGTTAGCTGCCGGCAAGGCGGCAGCGTCGGTACATCCGCTGCTTTCTCCAGCATTCACGGTGGCGGTCCGCGGTGGTCCTTCCACACCAGTGGTTCTCGGTGCCATATCTATTTATCAATTTTTTCTCTCCGCCGTCTGTAAAATGGGAAAAGTTGCAGAACGAAAAActcagaaaaatagaaaaaaatggtGAGAAATTAGTAGGGGGAGCTAGAGCGGAAGAGGACAAATAGGCGTTGAGAATCGGGTGTACCCGCGTCCACCGTAAAGTGACCTGCTTCCTTTAacggcctctctctctctcctctctctccctctaagATCACACTTTCTCTTCCTCCACTGCTATATCACACTTCACACACCACCACACACCCCGGTCGTTTCACgccgcttctctctctctctctctctctcctctctatctctctctacaAAAATGCCGACGGCGTGAGAGAGGCGTTGATCTTTCGGTTTGTTGTAACGTTTAATGGAAGCAgcaagagaggagagagaaaagctttctactttctctctctaatgcCTGTGTGATTCGGTACGCCTGCACCTGCCAGGCCCTTTTtgctcctccctctctctctctctctctctctcccccccgccctcctcactctctctatctatctacacactctctctctctctctcctcacagTTCTACACTCCACGAGTCGTTCTCTGTCCGAGCTGTGCTGGCTGGGCGATGTTAGCTAATCTACGCCGATGAGTCCGATGCGCTCTTTTGCATGCTCTCTAATCTCTCATGCATCTCTCTCTCCGTCGCCTTTTCCCGCTTGTGTGTCGCGGTCCTGGACTTAATTGTTTTGTCCTTTACTTGATTAATTAGTTGGTTAatcagttaattaattaattagtgttgtggtctattt
Encoded proteins:
- the LOC103413419 gene encoding auxin response factor 2A-like, with translation MAPRTTGVEGPPRTATVNAGESSGCTDAAALPAANNDQGEKDDLYTHLWYACAGANVYVPRPGEKVFYFLQGHKEQVEAYANQDGKMEMPRYNLPPKILCNVVCVQLKAEVHTDEVYAQITLLPVTEQDQLSVEEVNTPPLPRRTSTISFSKTLTPSDTSSHGGFSVPKRQAEECLPALDMSQQPPVQDLVAKDLQGNEWSFRHIFRGQPRRHLLTSGWTTFVTAKRLVSGDACIFARGENGELRVGIHRATKTQDTASASLISGHSMQHGILASAFHAISTGTIFTVYYRPWTSPAAFIIPYDRYMKSAEIDYSIGMRFRMYSEGEECADQKKRLEGTIIDIEDNDYLRWPDSEWRCLKVRLDTASDTCFHSERLSPWNIVPLKPNKRARLPDLPSPGISSLARNGSLLISVESTRPRKKKVFQGQETSDPPAHEPGTPKQLLQFIPPPNPDWDYTQLGLENNLNVPMNDSFYQCPGSPKAPSLTNQWPPMFGFGVFDSGACKRSMSVPNIWSSGSQKLRTFELRSETQSPLVQPKTTMLFGVKIVTSYPELPSPQVANSIELYSPCSTPPIYHSSVSETIQLSETSKSVSGVRSEKQCRKCCSVSNRSRIKVLKHGAPVGRSIDLTRFDGYNELIRELDQMFDFKGSLIGGSSGWQVTYMDDVGDRMLVGDYPWHEFLSMAQRLFICPKNEIDNLNPGSLNAVSV